From Clostridium cylindrosporum DSM 605:
TAATATATTTATTGTATTTCTAGGGGTAGGACTCGTTATTCCTGTTATGCCAGCTTTTATGAATAGTATGAACTTATCAGGGAAAACAATGGGTTATCTTATTTCCGCATTTGCTACGGCACAGCTAATTATGTCGCCATTTGCAGGAAGTTGGGTAGACCGTTATGGTAGAAAGAGAATTATCGTTATTGGACTTGTTGTATTTAGTATTTCGGAACTTATTTTTGCTCTAGGTACTCATGTATCAATGCTTTATATATCAAGATGTTTAGGAGGAATAAGTGCCGCCTTTATTATGCCAGGGGTTACTGCATATATTGCGGATATCACATCAATTGAGAATCGCCCAAAAGCCATGGGTTATATGTCAGCTGCTATTAGCACTGGATTTATTATAGGACCAGGTATTAGTGGTTTTGTTGCAGGGTATGGTATACGAATGCCTTTCTTTGTTGCATCAGCTGTTGGCTTTTTAGCATTTATTTCATCGATATTTTTCCTAAGGGAGACTTTAAGCAAGGAACAGATTAGAGAAAATTCTTTAGCTGTGAAAGAAGGAAACTTTATAAGTGATATGAAAAAGTCACTTAATCCAGTTTATCTTGTTGCCTTTATCATTGTATTTGTACTTGCTTTTGGTTTATCAGCCTATGAAACTGTTTTTACACTATTTTCTGATCACAAGTTTGGTTTTACCCCAAGGGATATTGCTCAAATTATCACTATAAGTGCAATTTTTGGTGCTATAGTTCAGATATCTATGTTTGGCAAGATAGTTAATGTAATTGGTGAAAAGAGATTAATCCAATTATGTCTGATTATTGGAGGGATACTTGCAGTGGTGTCTACTGTGATTTCTAGTTATATTGTTATATTAATAGTTACTTGTCTAATCTTTTTAGCATTTGACTTGCTTCGTCCAGCATTAACCACGTTTTTATCAAAGGCTGCACAGAAAGAGCAAGGATTTGTTGCTGGAATGAACTCAACTTATACTAGTTTAGGTAATATTGCAGGTCCTGCAATGGCGGGAGTGCTATTTGATATAAATATTAATTATCCTTATCTTTTAGCTGCTGTGGTTATGGTTATTGGTCTTTGCATTTCAGTTATGTGGAAAGAAAATCGATTAATGGAATCTTAAAGATACTAAAGTCATCTTAGAGGAGCTTCTAAGATGACTTTAGTAATGTAAATGTTTAACTTGATTGAGTACTTTGAGTAGAGGTTGATTCATTTGATGAACTACCTTCAGTAGAACTTTTTTTCTTTGATTGACTGCCTTCAGTAGAGTTCATTTCTTTATTTAAGAAATAGGATATTACAGTTCTAATTACAACTATAGCCGCAAGTCTAAATATATCATTAAGAGTAGGATTTAATATAGATCCTATAATATCTGCACCTATTAAAATCTCAAGACCTA
This genomic window contains:
- a CDS encoding MFS transporter — protein: MQKTIKEQRMELLILLSNIFIVFLGVGLVIPVMPAFMNSMNLSGKTMGYLISAFATAQLIMSPFAGSWVDRYGRKRIIVIGLVVFSISELIFALGTHVSMLYISRCLGGISAAFIMPGVTAYIADITSIENRPKAMGYMSAAISTGFIIGPGISGFVAGYGIRMPFFVASAVGFLAFISSIFFLRETLSKEQIRENSLAVKEGNFISDMKKSLNPVYLVAFIIVFVLAFGLSAYETVFTLFSDHKFGFTPRDIAQIITISAIFGAIVQISMFGKIVNVIGEKRLIQLCLIIGGILAVVSTVISSYIVILIVTCLIFLAFDLLRPALTTFLSKAAQKEQGFVAGMNSTYTSLGNIAGPAMAGVLFDININYPYLLAAVVMVIGLCISVMWKENRLMES
- a CDS encoding DUF1622 domain-containing protein, which encodes MDIKRILEFLIIALQGLSIIIIVWGVLLCLINFIKVEISAGNRLTIVQKITSVKNYLGSYILLGLEILIGADIIGSILNPTLNDIFRLAAIVVIRTVISYFLNKEMNSTEGSQSKKKSSTEGSSSNESTSTQSTQSS